The Anabaena sp. WA102 genome contains a region encoding:
- a CDS encoding caspase, EACC1-associated type: protein MAKKMALLIGVSEYGAGIPPLLSALNDVQAMERVLQNPNLGNFAQVERLLNPDSVAMRIAIQKLFKNAGKEDLLLFYFSGHGITNDDNHLYLATRNTAKDDFEATAVDASFIQTQSKSCYSKRQVLILDACYSGAFANGWHTKSIGVDIKKQLGAEGRVVLTSSGATQTSFAQEGATLSLYTQYLVEGIETGAADTDNDGNIHVQKLHTYAKLKVQAVKPNMTPDIILDKEGYNILLAYAPKNPEAEYRKLVEQYAPNGELNELAFLVLKPKRKILGITDTKAEEIETEFLEPFCRRLANLQSYKQAFAKAVEQKYPLDEHILNILKDYQQDVLGLRDEDVVSIELEITSVKEAEYQKQLQIQKQREAEALQLQQRAKELSQLRFQQEADRLQRQREAEAAEQLRLQQEAERLQRQREAEAEKNKSGYQLKTFQFETAQINKNGTGIKRIAKSAEYFTQDLGNGVLLEMVHIPGGTFIMGSPESEEGRDSDESPQHQVTVPSFFMGKYPVTQKQWRLVAALPKVKIDLESDPSNFKGDNLPVEFVSWNHAQEFCARLSQKINQTYRLPSEAEWEYACRGGTTTPFYFGEIISTELANYDGNYTYGGGAKGEYRGKTTEVGKFPANPCGLYDMCGNVWEWCEDEWHKNYINAPADGSAWLDKNSESRLLRGGSWDNYPENCRSAYRGNGNLDHNHDHIGFRVVCSGAART from the coding sequence ATGGCTAAAAAAATGGCTCTACTGATTGGAGTCAGTGAATATGGTGCAGGTATCCCACCCCTATTATCTGCACTCAATGATGTCCAGGCTATGGAACGAGTTTTGCAAAATCCCAACTTGGGAAATTTTGCACAGGTAGAACGGCTGCTGAATCCTGATTCAGTAGCTATGAGAATAGCAATTCAAAAGCTGTTTAAGAATGCAGGTAAAGAAGATTTATTATTATTCTATTTTTCTGGACATGGAATTACTAATGATGATAATCATCTCTATTTAGCAACTCGCAACACAGCAAAAGATGACTTTGAAGCCACTGCTGTAGATGCAAGTTTTATTCAAACACAATCAAAAAGTTGTTATTCCAAACGACAAGTTTTAATTTTAGATGCTTGTTATAGTGGTGCTTTTGCTAATGGTTGGCACACAAAAAGTATTGGAGTAGATATCAAAAAGCAATTAGGTGCAGAAGGACGAGTTGTGCTTACATCTTCTGGTGCAACTCAAACTTCCTTTGCACAAGAAGGGGCAACACTTTCCCTCTATACTCAATATTTAGTTGAGGGAATCGAGACAGGTGCAGCAGATACAGATAACGATGGCAATATTCATGTTCAGAAACTACACACTTACGCTAAATTAAAAGTCCAAGCGGTAAAGCCTAACATGACACCAGATATCATTCTGGACAAGGAAGGATACAATATTTTATTGGCCTATGCTCCCAAAAATCCAGAAGCAGAGTATCGCAAATTGGTTGAACAATATGCTCCAAATGGTGAACTAAATGAATTGGCTTTTTTAGTCTTAAAGCCAAAACGGAAAATTCTGGGAATCACAGATACAAAAGCCGAAGAAATAGAAACAGAATTTCTCGAACCTTTTTGTAGACGGTTAGCAAATTTGCAAAGTTACAAACAAGCTTTTGCTAAAGCTGTTGAGCAAAAATATCCTCTGGATGAACATATTTTAAATATACTTAAAGATTATCAGCAAGATGTTTTAGGTTTGAGAGATGAGGATGTAGTATCAATTGAGTTAGAAATTACATCTGTTAAAGAAGCAGAATATCAAAAACAGCTTCAGATACAAAAGCAGCGAGAAGCGGAAGCATTGCAACTTCAGCAACGAGCAAAAGAATTATCACAATTACGATTCCAGCAAGAAGCAGACAGATTGCAACGCCAACGAGAGGCAGAAGCAGCCGAACAACTAAGATTGCAGCAAGAAGCAGAAAGATTGCAACGTCAGCGAGAAGCAGAAGCAGAAAAAAATAAATCTGGTTATCAGTTAAAGACTTTCCAGTTTGAAACTGCTCAGATAAATAAGAATGGTACAGGAATTAAACGCATTGCCAAAAGTGCCGAGTATTTTACCCAAGATTTGGGAAATGGTGTATTACTGGAAATGGTACATATTCCTGGAGGAACTTTTATCATGGGTTCTCCAGAAAGTGAGGAAGGACGAGATTCTGATGAAAGTCCACAACATCAAGTTACTGTTCCCTCATTTTTCATGGGTAAATATCCAGTTACTCAAAAACAATGGCGACTTGTAGCTGCTTTACCTAAAGTTAAGATTGATTTAGAATCTGATCCATCGAACTTTAAAGGTGATAATCTGCCAGTTGAGTTTGTATCGTGGAATCATGCTCAAGAATTTTGCGCTAGACTTTCCCAAAAGATAAATCAAACCTATCGCTTACCTAGTGAAGCCGAATGGGAATATGCTTGTCGTGGGGGAACTACTACACCATTTTATTTTGGGGAAATAATTTCCACAGAGTTAGCAAATTATGATGGTAACTACACCTATGGTGGTGGTGCAAAAGGAGAATATCGAGGAAAAACCACAGAAGTAGGAAAATTTCCTGCTAACCCTTGCGGTTTATACGATATGTGTGGTAATGTATGGGAATGGTGCGAAGATGAGTGGCACAAAAATTATATAAA